One genomic region from Nymphaea colorata isolate Beijing-Zhang1983 chromosome 12, ASM883128v2, whole genome shotgun sequence encodes:
- the LOC116265814 gene encoding uncharacterized protein LOC116265814, with product MVFSRATYNFVSSEEVERFGLKLELRQRTLKTMNFVARPILREAKGVVIQIGSWAGTINFSVVPLYDFKVILGMEFHREYKAGKTNVVVDALIRKVKLVATQMRDDVEAYVKMCLIYQHDKKTNQKPTSLLEPLPIPERPWESLSIDFIVSLPKVDGRSSIIVVVDRFSKYATFIPTSKECLAERTVEFIMRNIVKH from the exons ATGGTATTCTCTAGGGCAACGTATAACTTTGTTTCGAGTGAAGAGGTAGAGAGATTCGGATTGAAGCTTGAGTTGAGGCAGAGAACCTTGAAGACGATGAACTTTGTGGCCAGGCCTATCCTGAGAGAAGCAAAGGGTGTAGTCATCCAGATTGGGAGTTGGGCTGGTACTATAAACTTCTCAGTTGTTCCCCTATATGACTTCAAAGTAATCCTTGGTATGGAGTTCCATCGAG AGTACAAGGCAGGGAAAACCAATGTCGTTGTTGATGCATTGATTCGAAAGGTGAAACTTGTGGCAACTCAG ATGCGGGATGATGTTGAGGCCTATGTGAAGATGTGTCTCATCTACCAACATGATAAGAAGACGAATCAGAAGCCTACCAGCCTACTAGAACCACTGCCTATTCCAGAACGCCCATGGGAAAGCCTTTCTATAGACTTCATCGTGAGCCTACCGAAAGTGGATGGCCGCAGCTCTATCATTGTTGTTGTGGATAGGTTCTCAAAGTATGCTACATTTATCCCAACATCAAAGGAATGTCTAGCAGAGAGGACGGTGGAGTTCATCATGAGGAACATAGTCAAGCATTGA